A genomic segment from Glycine soja cultivar W05 chromosome 18, ASM419377v2, whole genome shotgun sequence encodes:
- the LOC114396267 gene encoding disease resistance protein RPM1-like — MAETAVSLAGQHALPKILEAVKMLRDLPKEVRDITDELESFQDFINDADKVAEAEEDDGRRHRIKERVVRLREAAFRMEDVIDEYNISCEDKQPDDPRCAALLCEAVAFIKTQILLLQSAYKIQDVKSLVRAERDAFQSHFPLEQRPTSSRGNQDVTWQKLRRDPLFIEEDEVVGLDGPRGILKNWLTKGREKRTVISVVGIAGVGKTTLAKQVYDQVRNNFECHALITVSQSFSAEGLLRHMLNELCKEKKEDPPKDVSTIEWLTEEVRNRLRNKRYVVLFDDVWNGKFWDHIESAVIDNKNGSRILITTRDEKVAEYCRKSSFVEVHKLEKPLTEEESLKLFCKKAFQYSSDGDCPEELKDISLEIVRKCKGLPLAIVAIGGLLSQKDESAPEWGQFSRDLSLDLERNSELNSITKILGLSYDDLPINLRSCLLYFGMYPEDYEVESDRLIRQWIAEGFVKHETGKTLEEVGQQYLSGLVRRSLVQVSSFGLDGNVEWCRVHDLIHDMILRKVKDTGFCQYIDGRDQSVSSKIVRRLTIATHDFSGSIGSSPIRSILIMTGKDENLSQDLVNKFPTNYMLLKVLDFEGSAFSYVPENLGNLCHLKYLSFRYTWITSLPKSIGKLQNLETLDIRDTDVSEMPEEISKLKKLRHLLAYYRCSIQWKDIGGMTSLQEIPPVIIDDDGVVIREVGKLKQLRELSVDDFEGKHKETLCSLINEMPLLEKLFIDAADWSEVIELYITSPMSTLRKLVLWGTLTRLMPNWISQFPNLVQLSLGGSRLTNDALKSLKNMPRLLFLDLSYNAYEGETLNFQSGGFQKLKTLQLILLDQLKCILIDRGALCSVEEIVLEDLSKLKTVPSGIQHLEKLKDLYINDMPTEFEQRIAPDGGEDHWIIQDVPHVRIWSRDAEEPSHIFGRSHH; from the coding sequence ATGGCAGAAACTGCAGTGTCCTTGGCTGGTCAGCATGCGCTTCCAAAAATATTGGAAGCTGTCAAAATGCTGAGAGATCTCCCAAAGGAAGTTAGAGACATTACAGATGAACTTGAAAGCTTTCAAGATTTCATCAATGATGCTGATAAAGTGGCTGAAgcagaagaagatgatggaaGGCGTCATAGAATAAAAGAAAGGGTGGTGCGGCTGAGAGAAGCAGCTTTTCGCATGGAAGATGTCATCGATGAATATAACATCTCCTGTGAGGATAAGCAACCTGATGATCCTCGATGTGCAGCTTTACTATGTGAGGCTGTTGCCTTCATCAAAACTCAAATCCTTCTCCTTCAAAGTGCATATAAGATTCAGGATGTAAAATCCCTTGTTCGTGCTGAAAGAGATGCTTTCCAAAGCCATTTTCCATTAGAGCAAAGACCAACCAGTTCTAGAGGAAATCAAGATGTCACCTGGCAGAAACTTAGAAGGGATCCTCTCTTTATTGAGGAAGATGAGGTTGTGGGGCTTGATGGCCCTAGAGGTATATTGAAAAATTGGTTGacaaagggaagagaaaaacgCACTGTCATCTCTGTGGTGGGAATTGCAGGGGTGGGAAAAACCACTCTTGCCAAGCAAGTTTATGACCAGGTGCGTAACAATTTCGAGTGCCATGCGTTGATCACAGTTTCTCAATCCTTCTCTGCTGAAGGATTGCTGAGGCATATGTTGAATGAgctttgcaaagaaaaaaaggaggaCCCTCCCAAGGATGTTTCTACCATCGAGTGGTTGACAGAAGAAGTCAGAAACCGCTTGCGCAACAAGAGGTATGTTGTCTTGTTTGATGACGTATGGAATGGAAAATTTTGGGATCACATTGAATCTGctgtaattgataataaaaatggaAGTAGGATATTAATCACAACCAGGGATGAGAAGGTTGCAGAATATTGTAGGAAATCATCATTTGTTGAGGTGCATAAGCTAGAAAAACCGTTAACTGAAGAAGAATCTTTGAAATTGTTCTGTAAGAAGGCATTTCAGTATAGTTCCGATGGAGATTGTCCAGAAGAACTTAAAGATATATCTCTAGAAATTGTTAGAAAGTGTAAAGGTTTACCTCTAGCAATAGTGGCCATTGGTGGTCTTTTGTCTCAAAAAGATGAAAGTGCACCGGAATGGGGACAGTTTAGTCGAGATCTAAGTTTAGACTTGGAGAGGAATTCTGAGTTAAATAGTATAACAAAAATTTTAGGTTTAAGTTATGATGATTTGCCGATCAATCTCAGATCATGTTTATTGTATTTCGGAATGTATCCGGAGGACTATGAAGTTGAATCTGATAGATTGATTAGACAGTGGATAGCTGAAGGGTTTGTCAAACATGAAACCGGAAAAACATTGGAagaagttgggcaacaatatTTATCTGGGTTGGTCCGTAGAAGTTTGGTGCAAGTATCCTCATTTGGACTTGATGGAAACGTTGAATGGTGTCGTGTTCATGACTTAATACACGACATGATCCTTAGAAAAGTCAAGGATACAGGGTTTTGTCAGTATATTGACGGGCGTGATCAATCTGTATCAAGTAAGATTGTTCGACGCCTGACAATTGCAACCCATGATTTTAGTGGAAGTATAGGAAGCTCACCCATTCGGTCAATTCTTATCATGACAGGAAAAGATGAAAACTTATCTCAAGACTTGGTAAACAAATTCCCTACAAATTACATGCTACTGAAGGTACTTGATTTTGAAGGTTCTGCTTTTAGTTATGTTCCTGAAAATTTGGGGAATTTATGCCACTTGAAGTATTTAAGCTTCCGGTATACATGGATAACAAGTCTACCAAAATCCATTGGTAAGCTCCAGAATTTGGAGACCTTGGATATAAGAGACACAGATGTGTCTGAGATGCCAGAGGAGATTAGTAAGCTTAAAAAGCTACGTCATCTTCTGGCTTATTATAGGTGTTCAATTCAATGGAAGGATATTGGAGGCATGACATCCCTACAAGAGATACCTCCAGTGATTATAGATGATGATGGAGTGGTCATTAGAGAGGTTGGAAAGCTAAAGCAGTTAAGGGAACTGTCGGTGGATGATTTTGAGGGAAAACACAAAGAGACTCTGTGTTCCTTGATAAATGAGATGCCACTCTTGGAGAAACTATTTATTGATGCAGCTGATTGGAGTGAAGTAATTGAGTTGTACATTACGTCACCTATGTCTACACTTAGGAAGCTTGTCCTATGGGGGACGTTAACAAGGTTAATGCCAAATTGGATTTCACAGTTCCCAAATCTCGTGCAACTGAGTTTGGGCGGCTCCAGGTTGACTAATGATGCATTGAAATCACTAAAAAATATGCCAAGGTTGTTGTTCCTCGATTTAAGTTACAATGCTTATGAAGGTGAAACTTTGAATTTTCAAAGTGGAGGGTTTCAGAAACTAAAGACACTGCAACTCATATTATTGGATCAATTGAAGTGCATCCTTATCGACAGAGGAGCACTGTGTTCTGTGGAAGAAATTGTTTTAGAAGACCTCTCCAAACTCAAAACAGTTCCCTCTGGAATTCAACACTTGGAGAAGCTTAAAGATCTCTATATCAACGACATGCCAACTGAATTTGAGCAGCGCATTGCTCCTGATGGAGGAGAAGACCACTGGATCATCCAAGATGTGCCCCATGTACGTATTTGGAGCAGGGATGCTGAAGAACCTTCGCATATATTCGGCAGAAGTCATCACTAA
- the LOC114395549 gene encoding LOG family protein YJL055W-like, translating into MAASLGTHVVLRGTHETRIKSQFLCRKEQNNRIGFKFSKHKAIQRAIFVSKQEFAGLDERKSPDEVKEEIKKCYELINRLGRGVVYLGSSRMGPSHSHYVQAQDLAKVIANLLDCTTWSGAGPGLMDAVTLGAMLAGKPVGGFKIGREAGEWTSSNFHSYLSSENYLTCRFFSAKKHGLVDAVVRNNSFDKTAAVALPGGIGTLDEVFEILALIQLEWIGSKLHVPFLLMNYDSFYSKLLEFLNDCDGWGTVSKGEVASLWKVCNSNSEASLWHFF; encoded by the exons ATGGCAGCTTCGTTGGGTACCCATGTTGTGCTGAGAGGCACTCATGAAACGAGAATCAAGAGCCAATTTTTGTGCAGAAAAGAACAGAATAATAGAATTGGTTTCAAGTTCTCAAAGCACAAGGCCATTCAAAGAGCAATCTTTGTTAGCAAGCAAGAGTTCGCTGGGTTGGATGAGAGGAAGAGCCCAGATGAG GTTAAAGAAgagattaaaaaatgttatgaaCTCATAAACAGATTAGGGAGAGGAGTCGTGTATTTGGGTTCTTCAAGGATGGGACCCAGCCATTCGCATTATGTGCAAGCACAAGATCTGGCTAAAGTG ATAGCAAATCTTCTGGACTGCACTACTTGGTCAGGGGCTGGACCAGGCCTAATGGATGCTGTTACTCTAGGTGCTATGCTAGCAGGAAAACCAGTTGGTGGATTCAAGATAGGAAGAGAAGCTGGGGAATGGACTTCGTCTAACTTTCATTCATACTTATCATCAGAAAATTACCTCACGTGCAG GTTTTTCTCTGCAAAGAAGCACGGGCTAGTGGACGCTGTAGTAAGGAACAATTCATTTGATAAGACTGCTGCTGTTGCCCTTCCTGGTGGGATTGGTACTTTAGATGAGGTGTTTGAGATACTGGCATTGATTCAGCTGGAATGGATTGGATCAAAGCTTCATGTTCCCTTCCTGTTGATGAACTATGATTCATTTTATTCAAAGCTGCTTGAATTTTTAAATGACTGTGATGGTTGGGGAACTGTCTCTAAAGGAGAGGTTGCATCATTGTGGAAGGTCTGTAACAGCAACTCAGAAGCTTCCCTATGGCATTTCTTCTAG
- the LOC114397626 gene encoding 40S ribosomal protein S8-like, giving the protein MGISRDSMHKRRATGGKKKAWRKKRKYELGRQPANTKLSSNKTVRRIRVRGGNVKWRALRLDTGNYSWGSEAATRKTRILDVVYNASNNELVRTQTLVKSAIVQVDAAPFKQWYLQHYGVEVGRKKKSAAASAKKEGEDGEAATEEVKKSNHVLRKLEKRKQNRVLDPHIEEQFGGGRLLACISSRPGQCGRADGYILEGKELEFYMKKLQKKKGKGAA; this is encoded by the exons ATGG GTATCTCTCGTGATTCCATGCACAAGAGGCGCGCCACCGGCGGCAAGAAgaaagcttggaggaagaagagaaa GTATGAGCTTGGGAGGCAGCCAGCAAACACAAAGCTATCAAGCAACAAGACGGTTAGGAGGATTAGGGTTCGCGGTGGGAACGTGAAGTGGCGCGCTTTGAGGCTTGATACTGGGAACTACTCTTGGGGGAGTGAGGCTGCAACCCGCAAGACAAGGATTCTTGATGTGGTGTACAATGCATCCAACAATGAGCTTGTTCGGACTCAGACATTGGTCAAGAGTGCCATTGTTCAGGTCGATGCAGCACCCTTCAAGCAGTGGTATCTGCAGCATTATGGCGTTGAGGTTGGCCGCAAGAAGAAGAGTGCAGCAGCTTCTGCCAAGAAGGAAGGGGAG gATGGTGAAGCTGCAACTGAGGAGGTGAAAAAGAGTaaccatgttttgagaaaattaGAAAAGCGAAAGCAGAACCGAGTTCTTGATCCTCACATTGAAGAACAATTCGGAGGTGGTCGCCTTTTGGCTTGTATCTCATCTCGACCTGGCCAATGTGGTCGTGCTGATGG ATATATATTAGAGGGAAAAGAGCTGGAATTTTACATGAAGAAGCTTCAGAAGAAGAAGGGCAAGGGTGCTGCTTAA
- the LOC114396861 gene encoding WAS/WASL-interacting protein family member 3-like, with product MATFHGCHSPYGASMTAFHGCHSSYRASTFHYHHPHYSSPNETSMAAEDRLKAVLAKLDAATCRLDSQLDAFLLKLPPRTSHHLPSSSFAQSPPPPPLSIPTRPPCFAPIQPSPAPLLPLPQTPSLPPPLPLPLTPPPPPPPPLLPPLLKSTPSPTLTAPTIVPPPPAMMPPSPPPPPLPPLVPIQSRPTTLPGPLPMPVLHLSGLVHTTISFNKLFSIVPPCGTSMAVYKLPLMIVALCTTAKPGAIRRKKPWDPGIIFGSNALNPNTLRTKYF from the coding sequence ATGGCTACCTTCCATGGCTGTCACTCACCGTACGGAGCTTCCATGACTGCCTTCCATGGCTGTCACTCGTCATACAGAGCTTCCACCTTCCACTACCACCACCCACACTACTCGTCGCCAAACGAAACTTCAATGGCTGCCGAGGACCGCCTTAAGGCCGTCTTGGCCAAACTTGATGCCGCTACATGCCGCCTCGACTCCCAACTGGACGCCTTTCTCCTTAAACTGCCTCCAAGAACCAGCCACCACCTTCCATCTTCTTCCTTTGCGCAGTCACCACCGCCGCCTCCGCTTTCCATACCGACTCGGCCTCCATGCTTCGCACCCATACAACCAAGTCCTGCACCATTACTGCCTTTGCCGCAAACTCCGTCGTTGCCTCCACCGTTGCCTCTACCGCTGACTCCGCCACCGCCTCCGCCACCTCCATTGTTGCCTCCGCTGCTCAAGTCAACTCCATCACCCACGCTCACCGCACCCACGATCGTGCCACCTCCGCCAGCCATGATGCCTCCATCGCCCCCTCCGCCACCACTTCCGCCTTTGGTACCCATACAGTCGCGGCCCACAACCTTGCCGGGCCCGCTTCCTATGCCTGTTCTTCATCTGTCCGGTCTCGTTCACACCACCATTTCCTTCAACAAGCTCTTCAGCATTGTTCCTCCTTGTGGGACTTCCATGGCCGTATACAAGCTTCCATTAATGATCGTTGCATTATGCACAACTGCTAAACCAGGTGCAATTCGCCGGAAAAAACCTTGGGATCCCGGTATAATTTTTGGAAGCAATGCGTTGAACCccaacaccttgaggacaaaGTATTTTTGA
- the LOC114395379 gene encoding uncharacterized protein LOC114395379, translated as MSFEDVNAAVSEFARRFNHSHYHPLHLAILKGDWESTKAFLDNDPSALTAKVTAIGGTALHAAAVGGQWQIIEKLVQHVPAQVLSDLDLMGCTCLHYVAMGESTSAAKALVAKNPSLTQLTDKKGFTPLIYSITSSKCKEMVWYFVLNTTDEEPGCPFSGPSADQLVALLTAAGFHDITMYLLQRYPNLATLSDSNGSIILNVLSKLPTEFQSGNKLGFWKRCIYHCVPNELDFLPPSHLRGNLKDSYGNSSHHQSHFGGTIWNAIQNIVPGIKLVRETKLRHISSVRLVEFVCRQVSTTNDSEFWQSHMSADIIFNATSSGIVEILRICFQFFPDLVWTHMPHEGFVAQIAIKNRQEKVFSLICEMPIVCKFLILALDESQNTTSHLAARFASPQLASISGAAFQMQKELQWFKEVEKWDHPLHKEVKAKDGKTPWQLFREEHKPLLEEAKNWMKDTSNSCMLVATLIATVVFAASITVPGGNNQDKGFPIYLLDNTFMVFIVSDTLALFSSMASLLMFLSILTARYTEEDFLRRLPERIILGLASLFFSIVTTMIAFGAALDLLLRERLQWVAIPIALLACVPVALFARLQLPLFIQMIISTYGSRIYHHQSLW; from the exons ATGTCTTTCGAAGATGTTAACGCTGCTGTTAGTGAGTTTG CTAGGAGATTTAATCACAGTCACTACCATCCGTTGCATTTAGCAATATTAAAAGGAGATTGGGAATCTACAAAGGCTTTTCTTGACAATGACCCAAGTGCATTGACAGCAAAGGTCACTGCAATTGGTGGGACTGCACTTCATGCTGCAGCTGTAGGAGGGCAGTGGCAAATTATTGAGAAGTTGGTGCAACATGTGCCTGCACAAGTACTTTCAGATCTGGACTTGATGGGTTGTACTTGCCTGCACTATGTTGCAATGGGCGAAAGCACAAGTGCTGCCAAGGCATTGGTTGCTAAAAATCCTTCTCTGACACAACTTACTGACAAGAAAGGATTCACACCACTTATCTATAGTATTACCTCTTCTAAATGCAAAGAGATGGTGTGGTACTTTGTTTTGAATACTACAGACGAGGAACCTGGCTGTCCATTCTCGGGTCCTTCTGCTGATCAACTTGTTGCTTTGCTAACTGCTGCAGGATTTCATG ATATCACTATGTATCTTCTCCAGCGCTACCCAAATTTGGCTACTCTCTCAGATTCAAATGGAAGCATTATACTTAATGTTTTGTCAAAATTGCCCACGGAATTCCAAAGTGGAAATAAGCTTGGGTTTTGGAAAAGATGCATTTACCACT GTGTGCCAAATGAACTTGATTTTTTACCACCAAGTCATCTGAGAGGAAATTTGAAAGATTCTTATGGGAATTCAAGCCATCACCAATCTCATTTTGGTGGTACAATATGGAATGCAATTCAGAATATTG TTCCTGGCATAAAGCTAGTCAGAGAGACAAAGTTGAGACACATATCTTCTGTGAGATTGGTGGAATTTGTTTGCAGACAGGTTTCAACCACAAATGACTCTGAATTCTGGCAGTCTCATATGAGTGCAGACATTATTTTCAATGCCACTTCATCTGGCATAGTTGAAATTTTAAGGATTTGTTTCCAGTTTTTTCCTGATTTGGTTTGGACTCACATGCCACATGAAGGATTTGTAGCTCAAATTGCCATCAAGAATCGGCAAGAAAAGGTTTTTAGTCTTATATGCGAGATGCCTATAGTTTGCAAGTTTTTAATCCTGGCATTAGATGAGTCACAGAACACCACATCACATTTAGCAGCAAGGTTTGCTTCTCCTCAGCTGGCATCAATTTCTGGTGCAGCCTTTCAAATGCAAAAAGAGTTACAGTGGTTTAAG GAAGTAGAGAAATGGGATCACCCTCTTCATAAGGAAGTTAAAGCCAAAGATGGTAAAACTCCTTGGCAATTGTTCAGGGAAGAGCATAAGCCTTTGCTAGAAGAAGCAAAGAATTGGATGAAGGATACATCAAACTCTTGTATGTTGGTGGCAACTCTTATTGCTACAGTTGTATTTGCTGCTTCTATAACTGTACCTGGAGGAAACAACCAAGACAAAGGATTTCCAATATACTTGTTAGATAACACATTCATGGTGTTTATTGTGTCAGATACATTAGCTTTGTTTTCCTCCATGGCTTCTCTACTGATGTTTTTATCAATCCTAACAGCACGTTACACGGAAGAAGATTTTCTCAGGAGATTACCTGAGAGAATAATATTGGGTCTGGCTTCTTTGTTCTTTTCTATAGTAACTACAATGATAGCATTTGGAGCAGCTCTGGATTTGTTGCTAAGGGAGAGACTGCAATGGGTGGCAATTCCAATTGCTCTTCTGGCATGTGTCCCGGTTGCTCTATTTGCGAGGCTTCAACTTCCTTTGTTCATACAAATGATCATATCAACTTATGGTTCTCGCATATATCATCATCAAAGTCTTTGGTAA